CCCACCGCCTCAACCACGCCGATGAACTCGTGGCCGAAGGTCATGCCGACCCGGGTGTCGGGCATCATCCCGTGATACAAGTGCAGGTCAGACCCGCAGATCGCCGCCATGGTCACCCGCACGATCGCGTCGTTGGGATGTTCGATCGCCGGCATGTCCTTCTCTTCGACCCGCACCTTGTACGGGCCGCGATAGACCATTGCGCGCATACGCCCTCCTCCATCGGGGTCTCTCGCCGCGCTTACCCCGTCTGACGCCGTCGAAACTCACGTCGGCGGATACGGCAGTCCGAAGTCGTCCGCCAGCAGGCTCTGCACGACGATCATCGCGGCGTTGGACCCGGTGGCGATCGCACCGGCCAAGTGGGGTTGTTCGGCGCAGACGTCCCCCGCCGCGAACACGACGGGCGTGTCCGTGCGGAACAGTTGGTCCACGTTGACCGCGTCCGGTGCCAGCGCACTGGAAGTGCAACGGACCCCGAGCTTTTCGGCCAGGCCCGACCGCTGGCGCAGCGGCGCTTCGACCAGCAGTCCGTCCCGGCGCAGGCGCGTGCCGTCGGCGAAGGCGACATGGGTGAGGTCACGGTCGGCGCCGATCAGTTCAGTGACCCGACGCTCGTCGACGGCGACACCCGCGGCCTCGAGCAGGCGGGCCTGCTCGGCATCGAGGCTGCTGGGACCGTCGGACAACACGACCACATCATCAGACCACCCGCGCAGCATCAGCGCAGCGTGCACCGCCTCCTCCCCCACCGCCATCACGGCAAGCCGCTGATCGCGCATCTCCCAGCCATGACAGAACGGGCACTGGAACACCGACTTTCCCCAGAACTGCGCAAGCCCGGGCAGGTCCGGAGGGCAGTACTGCATCCCCGTTGTGAGCAGAACCCGTCGTGCCCGGATCCGCTGCCCATCCTCGAGGTCCAGTTCCACGCCGTCGTCACTCAGCGTCCCGCCCGTCACCTCCCCCTCGCGGTACTCGACGCTGGGATAGACCGCCAACTCGCGGCGCCCCTGCGTGTAGAGGTCGGCCGGCGGTCGGCGGTCGAAACCGAGCAGCCCACCCATGACTGCCGACGCGCTGTTGCTCTGGGCGCCCGCGTCGACCACCAGCGTCTGTCGGCGCGCCCGCCCCAGCACCAGCGCCGCGCTGAGCCCCGCCGCACCGCCACCAACAACGACGCATTCCCATTCCTGACGCATCCGCAGCAGATGCCCATCGGACGAAAATCAAAACCTCGTCGGTGTTGTGACTGCTTATCCCGCGCTCGATCCGGGTATGTCCATCCGACGCCGCACCCTCGGCGACGTAGTGGTGCCCGGAGCACAGGAGACGTGAATGACGTCATCGGAGGCGACTGCCGCCGCACCGGAGGATGCTGCCCCCGACGGCAAGCTCAAACGCAAGATCACCGGCCCTCTTCTGTTCCTGTTCATCCTGGGCGACGTGCTCGGGGCCGGCATCTACGCGCTGATGGGCGTCCTGGCTGGGAAGGTCGGCGGCGCTTTGTGGGCGCCTCTGGTGGTGGCGCTCGCGCTGGCGCTCCTCACTGCCGGTTCCTACGCCGAACTGGTCACCAAATACCCCAAGGCCGGGGGTGCCGCGGTCTTCGCCGAACGCGCGTTCAAGCGTCCCATCGTGTCGTTCCTGGTGGGCTTCTCCATGCTCGCGGCGGGGGTCACGAGCGCCGCGGGGTTGGCGATCGCGTTCGCGGGCGACTACCTCACCACGTTCATCGACGTCCCCGCCATCCCCGCCGCCGTGGTCTTCCTCGCTCTCGTCGCAGCACTCAACGCACGCGGCATCAGCGAGTCGGTCAAGAGCAATGTGGTGATGACCGTCATCGAACTGACGGGTCTGCTCATCGTGATCATCGCGGGAGCGGTGATGATCGGGGGCGGGCGCGGCGACGTCGGCCGCGTCAGCCAGTTCCCCGACGGATCCACCCCGGCGCTGGCCATCCTCGCCGGGGCGATCATCGCCTACTACTCCTTCGTCGGATTCGAGACGTCGGCGAACGTCGCCGAGGAGATCCGCAACCCGAGCAGGGTCTACCCCACGGCTCTCTTCGGAGCCCTCGTCACGGCCGGGATCGTGTACCTGCTGGTCGGATTGGCCAGTGCCGCCGTTCTCGCCCCGGAGGACCTGGCCGCATCGTCGGGACCGCTGCTCGACGTGGTGTCCGCGTCGGGACTGGGGGTACCGAACTGGCTGTTCAGTGCCATCGCGCTCGTCGCCGTCGCCAACGGTGCGCTGCTGACCATGATCATGTCGAGCCGCCTCGCGTTCGGAATGGCCGAACATGGGCTTCTCCCAGGTGTTCTCGCGCGGGTGCTGCCGCAGCGGCGCACACCGTGGGTGGCGATCGTGTCCACCACCGCGGTGGCGATGCTGCTGACATTGGTCGGCGATCTGTCCACGCTCGCCGAAACCGTGGTCCTGCTCCTGCTGTTGGTGTTCCTCTCCACCAATGTGGCGGTGCTGGTGCTGCGCCGAGACACCGTCGAGCACAGCCACTTCCGGGTCTGGACGGCGATACCCGTGCTCGGCGTCGCCTCGTGCATCCTGCTGCTCACTCAGCAGACCGCCACGGTGTGGCTGTTCGCGGGCATCCTGTTGGTCGTGGGAGTCGTGCTGTACTTCATCGCACGCGCGGCCACCCGGCGTTCAGCCGCCGAGGCCGAACCCACCCCCCAGGGTCAGCTGTAGCAGGGACCACCGCCCGGTGGACTGCAGGACGCAGGCCCCAGCACGATCCAGCTGAGCTCCATCCACGGCGGGGACAGCCCGGTCATCGTGGGTTCGAGCAGAAACCCGGGGGCCCGCGTTGGCAGTAGGTGCGACCCTCTGGCGTGGCCGCGCACGTGGTTCGCTTGTGCGTGATCGAACTGCGGCGCGGCAGCACACGTTGCGCCTGGTTGGCGGGGAATCGGACCGCTATCGACCAGTCGTAGTGGACAGCCCTGTCGCCGTCCACCCAGCCGATGTGCGTGGTTCCTGCGGGCGCACCGGGGATGACACCGGCGCAGCCGAAACTTCCCAGACCCCAGATGGCGCAGTTCTGGCCGGTGGGGGCGATGAACCAGACGCCGCCTGGCAGGGCATAGGCGCCGGCATCCACGCGCTCGTAGTAGCGGATAGCGTCAATCGAGATGCGAGGGGCCGCTGAGACCCGACCGCGGCGCCGCCTGTTCACCCCGGTGGCGGGGCCGACCCGAAACCCGAGGTTGCACGGTGCCCTCGGCAACGTTCTGGAAAAGTGGTGTTGTGATCAACCGAGCGCGGGGGCGGGCGGCGCGGGGCCGATGGGGACTCCCGACCGCCTGGCTGATGGTGTTGGTGGTCTTCACGGCGCTGACGCCGGTCTCCGACCTGCACGTCTCTCCTCACTCAGGACAGCCCGCCGTCACTGGTCCGATGCAACTGCTGCTCGCCGCCTCCACCGACCTCGGCCCCGCGCGCGCGGATCAGATTCAGCTGACCGCCTCGCTCCACGGCCCGCACCCACCGGTCGCGCTGCGCACCTGGGCCCGCGAGCGCGATCTGTCCGTGCGCTGGAGACCGGATGACGATTGGGCGATTCTGGAGGGTGCTCCCTCGGCCGTGTCCCGCGCGCTCGGACTCGAGGTGCACGACTACCGCGGGCGTCGCGGCCAACAGTTCTACGCCTCACCGCAACAGCCCCAGGTCCCGGAGACACTGCGGCACGAAGTCGACGAGTTGGGCCGAATCCTGAGCTACACGCCGCACCACACGTCGGTCCCGGGATCACCGGGCATCTTTCCCCTGGATGTCCCCGACCGGGCGCTGACGCCGGCGGCCGTGCTCACCGCGTACAACGCGGACAGCCTCGCGCGCGACGGCTTCACCGGCAAAGGCACCACGATCGTCATCTTCGCCTTTGACGGCTTCGACCAGGCCGACCTCGACACTTTCTCGTCGATGTTCGACCTGCCGACCTTCACCCCCGAGATTGTCGGCGGACAGCCCGGACCTCCTGCTGCCGAGCTGACGATGGACCTCCAAGTCACGCACGCGATCGCTCCTGACGCACGCAAGGTCGTGGTCAACGCGCGCCCGACAGTCGAGGGACCGGGCGGTTACGAGCGGATCGGTCAGATGCTCGAGGACACCGATCGGCGTTATCCCGGTGCGGTGTGGAGTTTTTCGATTGGCTGGGGTTGCGACCGGTTGATCACCGCAGCCGACCTGGCTCCAGTCCAGTCGGCGCTGCGCCGCGCCCAGTCCCACGGCACGGTCGCCTTCAACGCCAGCGGCGATCTCGCGGGCCTGGAGTGCAGGGGCGGCTCCGACTGGGACTCACCGCCCGGCGAGACCGCCATTGGACTGGATTCGGTGGCCTCGCTGCCCCAGATGACCAGCGTCGGAGGCACCACGTTGTCGACCGATGCCGATGCGAAGTGGATCGCCGAACAGGCGTGGTTCGACGCACCCCTGTCGCAGGGCACCGGCGGCGGGGTGTCCGCGCTGTTCGACACACCCCCATGGCAGCAGCAGGTGGCGACCACCCTCCCGTCCGGGCGTGCGGCGGGCAGGCGGCTCACACCCGACGTCGCTGCGGTCGCCGACTCGTTCACCGGCATGACCATCGTTCTGGGACAACAGGTCTACGTCGGCGGGGGCACGTCGCAGTCGGCTCCGATCTGGGCGGCCTTCACGGCGATGATCACCGAGTATCTGATCGCCAACGGCGGCGACCTGATCGGCGAGATCAACCCCCTGCTCTACCGCATCGCCGAGGGCGCGCCATTCCCGGCGTTCCGCGACGTCACACTCGGCGGCAATGCCGTCGACACCGCGGGTCCCGGATACGACCTCGTGAGCGGACTCGGCACGCCCGATGTCGACAACCTCGCACGCAACCTGCTGATTCTGCAGAGGACGGAACTGTGACCGAAGGCACCGCGGTCGAACGCCCCACCATCGAGTGCGGCGTATGCCAAATCGATGTGCCCGCGGGCGATTTCTGCGGACTCTGCGGTGGACACCTCGCCGACGCCCCCCGCAATAGACCGGAATGGCTGCGTGTCAAGGCTTTTAGCGCATCCCCCGGCGAGCACCTCCTGACGCCGAACGTTCTCAGCACGCTGTTCCCGCATCTGCCGCCCCGGTCAAGACTTCCGTTCCTGGTGGGGCTGGCCCTACTGATCGTCACCCTGGCCGCGGCGACGCTGTTCAAACTCCCGGCGGCACTGATCACCGTGGCGGCACTGGGACTTCCCCTGCTGTTCTTGATCTATCTGCAGGAGGCCGACGTCTACCGCGATATCTCGTCGGCGACGCTGGTGATCACAGCGGCGCTGGGAATCGGCCTCGGGGTGGGATGGGTGCTCCTGACCGGCGCCGCAGTGGCACGCGCATACGGCGTGCCACTCGGGGCGGGCATCACCGGATTCCGGATCCTGCGTGACGGATTCGGCGTCCCCCTCGGGGCCCTGTTGCTCATGTTGGTTCCGGCCGCAGTGATGCGACTTCGACCTCGCGGAACCCAGGAGTCTCTGGACGGTTTCGCCCTCGGCGCGCTCGGGGCGCTGATGTTCACCGCCGCATCCACAGTCACCCGACTGTCACCGCAGTTCTCCGTCGGCATGGTGGCCCGGTCCCGGCCGACCGAAGGTCTGATGGTGGAGGCTGGCATCCGGGGTATTGCGGTGCCGCTCACCGCGGCATGTGTCGGAGGACTGATCGGCACGGCGTTGTGGTTCCGCCGTCCACCCAACAAGAGGCACCAGCACCGCCTCTTCGTGCGTCTTGTGTTGGCACTCATGGGTTTCGCCGTGATCGCGATGTACGCGTCGATCGGACTGATCGACATCGTCCGAGTTCCCCAGATCATGCAGTTGGCCGCACATCTGGCCATCGCTGCGATCGCGCTGCTGGCCCTGCGCGTGGGGATTCACCTCGCACTTCTGCATGAGCAGCACGATGAGCCGGATCAGGATGAACCGCTGATCTGTTGGCAGTGCGGCCATGCAGTGCCCGACATGCCGTTCTGCGCGGTCTGCGGCGCCGCCGCGCAGGCGTCATCGCGGACGTCGAGAAGGAATCGCCGCGAACACCGCCCCGTCCATCAGGACTCGGAGCACCATGACCACTGAGGCACCGGGGTGTCTGTACTTCCCCGGCACCTACGTGGCGCCGGAGATCCCCACGACGTCGTATCGCAGGCTGGTGGTGGTCTGGGTCACCGCCATCGCGGTCGTGGCCGCAGGCCTGGTCAGCCTGTCCGGTGCGCTTGAGGAGCCCCCGGCCCGGTTCGTATGCCCACCGGACTGCGGTGATCCGCCGATGGGCAGGCCGGTGGTGTTCAACCCGCGCTTCACCGCGGCCGACGGATCCTTCTCGGTGTCCTACCCGCCTACCGAGAAGGCGTATCGGGTGACCACCCAGAACGACGGCGTCACAGCCGATCTGCTCGACGGCGACGGTGGGACTCTGCGGTTGTTCAGCGTGCCTGCCGGGGGTCGGACCCCGAAACAGATCGCGGCCGAGTTGGTGCGCACGACGTTCCCCGGCACCAGGACGGCCTACGAGATTCCCAACGCCATGGTCGGCTACCACCCTGGTTACGGTGTGGTGGCCGACTACTGGCCGCAGGCCATGACGGCGAATTACTCGCGTATGCGGATTCTCGTCATGGTCGCGGTCAAGAACGAACTGGCACTGGTCGCCGGCGCCGTCGGCCCGTATCACCGGTTCGGACCTGATTTCGGTCCCGGATTGCCGTCAGCCGCCAACCTTCAAGTCGCGGTGGACATGGGCAGGTACGTCAACAGCTTCCGCTGGCGCGGCGACCCGCCGCGATGAACCGAGGCAGCCCCCATACGGAGGCTGCCTCGGTGTCACGAAAGCGTATGTGCGGCCTAGTCGCCCGGGCCGACGTTGCTCGGGTTGATCTCGCCGGGCTGGATCGGCTTCGGTTCCAGCGAGCCCTTTGTGGTGGGCACCAGGGTCTCCTCGGCGGGAGTGGTCGTGGTGGTGGTCGTGGTCGTCGTGGTGGTCGGCTCGTCCTTCGACTCGCCCTGGCACCCGACCACCGCGAACATCAAACCGGCGCCGACTGCGGCGGTTACCAACGTCCTGGCGGTGAACTTTGAAACGACTGACATCTGCAGCCCCTCACTTGTAATGGAGCCACGCGCAGTATCACGAGCCCCGACGTCGCCGAGATTACCTGAGATCGGGGATCCTGACATCCGAGAAACCCGAAGAACCCCTGCGTGACGGCGGTCCGTCGCGACTGCGCTAGTGACCCGCGTTGCGTGCGAGATCGATCGCGTACTGGTTCACGAAGGTCCCCGCGCCGGGTTCGCCACGGTCACATGATCCGTCGGACTCACCGACGCGCTTGACCCACAGATAGGCGTCGGCATGCGGGCCGGCCGTGGCGGTGGTCGGCGGGGTGCCCAATGCACGTCCCTTGGGATTGCACCAATTCAGCGCGCCATCGTGCTCAGGCCCGGCACCGTTGCGCGAGGTGTCGATCACGTAGTGCGAACCGTTGGTGAGCCCGGAGATCGCTTCGCCATAACCGATCTGCTCTTCGGTCGTGTAGTAGTTCGTGACGTTGAGGCTGAATCCCCGCGCCCGGTCGATACCGACTTCATTCAGCCTGGCGGCCATGTTCTCGGCGCTCAGCCACCGCGAGTGTCCGCCGTCGATGTACACCGCCGCCGCGGGATCCCGAGTCAGGGCGTCGACGGCGTAGCGGATCAGATCGAAGCGTTCCTGACGCTGATCGGCCGACAGGCAGTCGGCCATCGCCAGGGCGTCGGGTTCGAGGATGATCACCGCAGGCGCGCCGCCCAGGCCGGCCGCGACGGCGTCGATCCACTGGCGGTAGCCGTCGGCCGAACCGAACCCGCCCGCCGCGTAGCTGTAGCAGTCGCGATGAGGAAGGGCGTAGATCACCAGCACCGGCGTCGCACCGACCGCGCCCGCCGCGCCGACCAACCCGCTCACCGTGCCGGTGACTGTGGACGCGGGAAATGCCTGGTCCAGCCAGTACGCCTGCGGAGTGTTGGCGACGTAGTCGAGTTGCGGGCTCGGCGGGTTGGCCGCCTTCGCGGCACGCATCGCCTTTGAGATGGGGTCGACGTAGAAGGTCGTGCCGTCGAGCGGGTTGGCCTCGCTGGCCAGCCGAATCTCGGGCGCCAGCCCGGGTTGAGCCGGGGTCGACAGACCCACACCGGCCAGGGCCGTGACGGCGACGAGGGGAGCTATCCAGCGCGCGACTGCACCATCTGAGAACACCACCGCAAGGTAATCGGGCTTATGGCGGAACGCCAATCCACCCCCGCCGGAATATCCGGTCCGCTTGCCGCCTTGAATCCTCCATGAACAATGCACTCCGCGGGAGGACCGCTCTAGTCACTGGTGCGACCGCGGGTATCGGCTACGCCATCGCCAGGCAACTCGCCGCGGCGGGCGCCGCGGTCACGGTCCACGGACGCAACGCGGAACGCGGCGCAAAAGCCGTGCAGGACATCGAGAATGACGGTGGGCGGGCTCTGTTCGTCGCCGCGGATCTGGCCGATGTCGAGGATGTCCGCAGGCTCGCGGAGGAGGTCGGTGACGTCGACATCCTGGTGAACAACGCGGGTGTCTACCGGTTCGCCGGCACCCTGGAGACCACCGACGCCGACTTCGACGAGCAGATCAACACCAACCTGCGCGCACCCTATCTACTGGTGCAGGAACTCGTGCCCGGCATGCTCGAGCGTGGGGACGGGATCGTGATCAACGTGACCACGGTGGCTGCCAGCACGCCCGCGGCCGAAGCCGGCATCTACGGTGCGGGAAAGGCCGGCCTCGAACTGCTGACCAAGCTGTGGGCCGACGAGTTCGGCGCTCGGGGGGTGCGTGTCAACGCTGTCGCACCCGGCCCCACACAGACCGAGGGCACCGCCGCGCTCGGCGACCAGCTCATTGAAGGACTCGGCCGCACAACGGCTTTGGGTCGTACCGCGACGGCCGACGAGATCGCCAACGTGGTGACGTTCCTCGCCTCCCCCGCCGCGAGCTACGTCAACGGCGCGATCCTCGCCATCGGGGGCGGCTCACTCGCCATCCGACCCGCGGCCTGACCACTCGGGGTCACCCGAAAGGTGGCTTGTTCACACACCCAGACGAATGCGGTCACAGGTCGACTCTCGGTGAAACGAAATTCTCGGTGAATTCAACGCCGTTTCCGCGTGCCCATGCGAGGGTGTCGCCGGAGACCGACGACAGGACACCGGCGCCATGAGCCAACTCAATCCCGCCCAGACCATCATTCGCGTGCCCACCGATATCGTCTGGCGCACGCCGCAGGGCGCTCCGCCGGATTCCGTCGAAGAGGCCGTGCTGAGTGGGAGCGAGACGGCGGCCGGGCAGTACCTGGTCCTGATGAAATGGCACCCCGGATACTGGAGTGCGCCGCACTTCTACCGCACCGACCGACTCTGCATGGTGTTGTCCGGTGTCTGGTGGTGCAACAGTGGCCCGGACTTCGACCCAGCCCAGGCCGTAGCGGCTCCGGCCGGTTCGTTCGTGCATCGGGTCGCGGGAACACCCCATTACGACGGCGCCCATAGCGACGCCGCCGAACCGGCCGTCATCGCGGTCACCGGCATCGGGCCAGTCGAGCAGACCTGGGTGCACCCGTCGGAGCCCCCGCTGCGGATCTTCTGACTACAGCTCGGACACCTGGCCGCCGTCGACCAGCCAGGAGCGGTCCAACCGGACGTTCTGCAACATCCGCCGGTCGTGCGTCACCAGCAGCAGTGCCCCGTCGTAGGTGTCCAGCGCCTGCTCAAGCTGCTCGATCGCGGGAAGGTCGAGGTGGTTCGTCGGCTCGTCGAGCACCAGGACGTTGGTGCCGCAGGCCTGCAGCAGCGCCAGTCCGGCTCGGGTCCGTTCCCCCGGGGAGAGCTCGTCGACGGAGCGCTCGACATGGTCGGCGCCGAGCCCGAACTTCGCCAGAAGCGTCCGCACCTCGGCAGTCGGCCAGGTCGGCACGTGCTGCTCGAAGCGATCGACCAGCCGACCGGGACCGGAGAACTCGGCGCGCGCCTGATCGATCTCGCCGATCGCGACGTTCGCGCCCAGGCTCGCTCGTCCCTCGTTCGGCTGCAGACGTCCCAGCAGGAGCCTCAGCAGGGTCGACTTGCCCGCGCCATTGGGGCCGGTGATCCCGATGCGCTCACCGGCATCGACTTGGAGCGAGACTGGCCCAAGCACGAAATCACCT
The DNA window shown above is from Mycolicibacterium confluentis and carries:
- a CDS encoding cupin domain-containing protein; amino-acid sequence: MSQLNPAQTIIRVPTDIVWRTPQGAPPDSVEEAVLSGSETAAGQYLVLMKWHPGYWSAPHFYRTDRLCMVLSGVWWCNSGPDFDPAQAVAAPAGSFVHRVAGTPHYDGAHSDAAEPAVIAVTGIGPVEQTWVHPSEPPLRIF
- a CDS encoding SDR family NAD(P)-dependent oxidoreductase gives rise to the protein MNNALRGRTALVTGATAGIGYAIARQLAAAGAAVTVHGRNAERGAKAVQDIENDGGRALFVAADLADVEDVRRLAEEVGDVDILVNNAGVYRFAGTLETTDADFDEQINTNLRAPYLLVQELVPGMLERGDGIVINVTTVAASTPAAEAGIYGAGKAGLELLTKLWADEFGARGVRVNAVAPGPTQTEGTAALGDQLIEGLGRTTALGRTATADEIANVVTFLASPAASYVNGAILAIGGGSLAIRPAA
- a CDS encoding glycoside hydrolase family 6 protein, translated to MAFRHKPDYLAVVFSDGAVARWIAPLVAVTALAGVGLSTPAQPGLAPEIRLASEANPLDGTTFYVDPISKAMRAAKAANPPSPQLDYVANTPQAYWLDQAFPASTVTGTVSGLVGAAGAVGATPVLVIYALPHRDCYSYAAGGFGSADGYRQWIDAVAAGLGGAPAVIILEPDALAMADCLSADQRQERFDLIRYAVDALTRDPAAAVYIDGGHSRWLSAENMAARLNEVGIDRARGFSLNVTNYYTTEEQIGYGEAISGLTNGSHYVIDTSRNGAGPEHDGALNWCNPKGRALGTPPTTATAGPHADAYLWVKRVGESDGSCDRGEPGAGTFVNQYAIDLARNAGH
- a CDS encoding S53 family peptidase, which produces MVLVVFTALTPVSDLHVSPHSGQPAVTGPMQLLLAASTDLGPARADQIQLTASLHGPHPPVALRTWARERDLSVRWRPDDDWAILEGAPSAVSRALGLEVHDYRGRRGQQFYASPQQPQVPETLRHEVDELGRILSYTPHHTSVPGSPGIFPLDVPDRALTPAAVLTAYNADSLARDGFTGKGTTIVIFAFDGFDQADLDTFSSMFDLPTFTPEIVGGQPGPPAAELTMDLQVTHAIAPDARKVVVNARPTVEGPGGYERIGQMLEDTDRRYPGAVWSFSIGWGCDRLITAADLAPVQSALRRAQSHGTVAFNASGDLAGLECRGGSDWDSPPGETAIGLDSVASLPQMTSVGGTTLSTDADAKWIAEQAWFDAPLSQGTGGGVSALFDTPPWQQQVATTLPSGRAAGRRLTPDVAAVADSFTGMTIVLGQQVYVGGGTSQSAPIWAAFTAMITEYLIANGGDLIGEINPLLYRIAEGAPFPAFRDVTLGGNAVDTAGPGYDLVSGLGTPDVDNLARNLLILQRTEL
- a CDS encoding APC family permease, with the translated sequence MTSSEATAAAPEDAAPDGKLKRKITGPLLFLFILGDVLGAGIYALMGVLAGKVGGALWAPLVVALALALLTAGSYAELVTKYPKAGGAAVFAERAFKRPIVSFLVGFSMLAAGVTSAAGLAIAFAGDYLTTFIDVPAIPAAVVFLALVAALNARGISESVKSNVVMTVIELTGLLIVIIAGAVMIGGGRGDVGRVSQFPDGSTPALAILAGAIIAYYSFVGFETSANVAEEIRNPSRVYPTALFGALVTAGIVYLLVGLASAAVLAPEDLAASSGPLLDVVSASGLGVPNWLFSAIALVAVANGALLTMIMSSRLAFGMAEHGLLPGVLARVLPQRRTPWVAIVSTTAVAMLLTLVGDLSTLAETVVLLLLLVFLSTNVAVLVLRRDTVEHSHFRVWTAIPVLGVASCILLLTQQTATVWLFAGILLVVGVVLYFIARAATRRSAAEAEPTPQGQL
- a CDS encoding NAD(P)/FAD-dependent oxidoreductase, giving the protein MRQEWECVVVGGGAAGLSAALVLGRARRQTLVVDAGAQSNSASAVMGGLLGFDRRPPADLYTQGRRELAVYPSVEYREGEVTGGTLSDDGVELDLEDGQRIRARRVLLTTGMQYCPPDLPGLAQFWGKSVFQCPFCHGWEMRDQRLAVMAVGEEAVHAALMLRGWSDDVVVLSDGPSSLDAEQARLLEAAGVAVDERRVTELIGADRDLTHVAFADGTRLRRDGLLVEAPLRQRSGLAEKLGVRCTSSALAPDAVNVDQLFRTDTPVVFAAGDVCAEQPHLAGAIATGSNAAMIVVQSLLADDFGLPYPPT